In a genomic window of Oreochromis aureus strain Israel breed Guangdong linkage group 13, ZZ_aureus, whole genome shotgun sequence:
- the blnk gene encoding B-cell linker protein isoform X3 produces MNMDTLGKLAAPATAKIRQLQKIVQDIKKNDGSFLNKLKRLTNKPVPTVPARDYRDDHRESDDHLSDSDYDNDTYEDPRDDDSYEPPPSHRVFTALPSGSFPRGEYVDSPPKRPPKKPLRPTKFKELPPEPPNVGSDEEDYINPDVDDNYIEPSENATSRNSGNKATRDLPKLPERTPSPDFYEVPDKEDNSPAHPGSRLCPTPAKHSPSLPPKPSPRVAMRKSPTHVQEITDGDEYEVCDPDDSPGRNRPPPLPKPKPIPRERSPKPPLGPRPDLKAKDFESKTLPLAHNEQKTPPKAFTLDFQRPKIPIPQFTSPKPPENDTGDQDKDADIYRKPWYANGCDRKTADDALFRSNKDGAFMVRKSSGHDAQQPYTLVVFYNGRVYNIPIRYIPSTQQYALGREKKGEEHFSSVSKIIENHQRNPLVLIDSQSNAKEATKLCYPVKP; encoded by the exons ATGAACATGGATACGTTAGGTAAACTGGCTGCTCCTGCCACAGCAAAGATCCG GCAGCTTCAGAAGATTGTTCAAGATATCAAGAAAAATGATGGCAGCTTCCTGAATAAACTAAAAAG gctgACAAACAAACCGGTGCCCACAGTGCCGGCAAGAGACTACAGAG ATGACCACAGGGAAAGCGACGATCATCTGTCGGATTCTGATTAT GACAATGACACATATGAGGATCCACGTGATGATGACAGCTACGAACCTCCTCCTAGCCACAGAGTCTTCACCGCACTTCCCTCTGGTTCCTTCCCAAGGGGCGAGTATGTCG ACAGCCCACCCAAGCGGCCACCCAAGAAGCCCCTCCGCCCAACTAAGTTCAAAGAGCTACCCCCTGAACCCCCGAACGTGGGAAGTGATGAA GAGGACTACATAAATCCAGATGTCGATGACAACTATATAGAACCTTCAGAGAATGCTACTAGCA GGAACAGTGGGAACAAAGCTACAAGAGACCTTCCCAAGTTACCAGAGCGGACTCCGAGTCCCG ATTTCTATGAAGTTCCTGACAAAGAG GACAATTCTCCAGCTCATCCAGGAAGCAG atTATGTCCAACCCCAGCAAAACACTCACCATCTTTGCCACCAAAACCCAGCCCCAG gGTGGCCATGAGGAAATCTCCCACGCAT GTCCAGGAGATAACTGATGGGGATGAATATGAAGTTTGCGATCCAGATGATA GTCCTGGGAGGAATCGTCCTCCACCTCTACCTAAACCTAAACCTATACCCAGAGA GAGGTCACCAAAACCACCTCTAGGACCG AGGCCAGATTTAAAAGCAAAGGACTTTGAAA GCAAAACACTGCCTTTGGCTCATAATGAACAGAAGACTCCTCCAAAAGCTTTTACGCTGGACTTTCAGCGACCAAA AATTCCTATTCCACAGTTTACCTCCCCAA AGCCTCCTGAAAATGACACAGGAGATCAAGATAAG GATGCAGATATCTATAGGAAACCCTGGTATGCCAACGGGTGCGACCGAAAAACTGCTGACGATGCCTTGTTTCGCTCGAATAAA GACGGAGCGTTTATGGTGAGAAAGAGCTCTGGTCATGACGCACAGCAGCCGTATACATTAGTGGTGTTTTACAATGGCAGAGTGTACAACATCCCGATCCGCTATATACCAAGCACTCAGCAGTATGCTCTGggaagagagaagaaaggggAAGAG CACTTCAGCAGCGTCTCTAAGATCATTGAGAACCACCAGAGAAACCCCCTGGTGCTGATTGACAGTCAGAGCAATGCCAAGGAAGCCACCAAGCTATGCTACCCAGTGAAGCCCTAG
- the blnk gene encoding B-cell linker protein isoform X2 has product MKRGIHNLAGFVAYFMNLSESDMSKFSLIHQPQLQKIVQDIKKNDGSFLNKLKRLTNKPVPTVPARDYRDDHRESDDHLSDSDYDNDTYEDPRDDDSYEPPPSHRVFTALPSGSFPRGEYVDSPPKRPPKKPLRPTKFKELPPEPPNVGSDEEDYINPDVDDNYIEPSENATSRNSGNKATRDLPKLPERTPSPDFYEVPDKEDNSPAHPGSRLCPTPAKHSPSLPPKPSPRVAMRKSPTHVQEITDGDEYEVCDPDDSPGRNRPPPLPKPKPIPRERSPKPPLGPRPDLKAKDFESKTLPLAHNEQKTPPKAFTLDFQRPKIPIPQFTSPKPPENDTGDQDKDADIYRKPWYANGCDRKTADDALFRSNKDGAFMVRKSSGHDAQQPYTLVVFYNGRVYNIPIRYIPSTQQYALGREKKGEEHFSSVSKIIENHQRNPLVLIDSQSNAKEATKLCYPVKP; this is encoded by the exons GCAGCTTCAGAAGATTGTTCAAGATATCAAGAAAAATGATGGCAGCTTCCTGAATAAACTAAAAAG gctgACAAACAAACCGGTGCCCACAGTGCCGGCAAGAGACTACAGAG ATGACCACAGGGAAAGCGACGATCATCTGTCGGATTCTGATTAT GACAATGACACATATGAGGATCCACGTGATGATGACAGCTACGAACCTCCTCCTAGCCACAGAGTCTTCACCGCACTTCCCTCTGGTTCCTTCCCAAGGGGCGAGTATGTCG ACAGCCCACCCAAGCGGCCACCCAAGAAGCCCCTCCGCCCAACTAAGTTCAAAGAGCTACCCCCTGAACCCCCGAACGTGGGAAGTGATGAA GAGGACTACATAAATCCAGATGTCGATGACAACTATATAGAACCTTCAGAGAATGCTACTAGCA GGAACAGTGGGAACAAAGCTACAAGAGACCTTCCCAAGTTACCAGAGCGGACTCCGAGTCCCG ATTTCTATGAAGTTCCTGACAAAGAG GACAATTCTCCAGCTCATCCAGGAAGCAG atTATGTCCAACCCCAGCAAAACACTCACCATCTTTGCCACCAAAACCCAGCCCCAG gGTGGCCATGAGGAAATCTCCCACGCAT GTCCAGGAGATAACTGATGGGGATGAATATGAAGTTTGCGATCCAGATGATA GTCCTGGGAGGAATCGTCCTCCACCTCTACCTAAACCTAAACCTATACCCAGAGA GAGGTCACCAAAACCACCTCTAGGACCG AGGCCAGATTTAAAAGCAAAGGACTTTGAAA GCAAAACACTGCCTTTGGCTCATAATGAACAGAAGACTCCTCCAAAAGCTTTTACGCTGGACTTTCAGCGACCAAA AATTCCTATTCCACAGTTTACCTCCCCAA AGCCTCCTGAAAATGACACAGGAGATCAAGATAAG GATGCAGATATCTATAGGAAACCCTGGTATGCCAACGGGTGCGACCGAAAAACTGCTGACGATGCCTTGTTTCGCTCGAATAAA GACGGAGCGTTTATGGTGAGAAAGAGCTCTGGTCATGACGCACAGCAGCCGTATACATTAGTGGTGTTTTACAATGGCAGAGTGTACAACATCCCGATCCGCTATATACCAAGCACTCAGCAGTATGCTCTGggaagagagaagaaaggggAAGAG CACTTCAGCAGCGTCTCTAAGATCATTGAGAACCACCAGAGAAACCCCCTGGTGCTGATTGACAGTCAGAGCAATGCCAAGGAAGCCACCAAGCTATGCTACCCAGTGAAGCCCTAG
- the LOC116309649 gene encoding uncharacterized protein LOC116309649 isoform X1 → MEQKSGKQQNKTMDSVGICTATSAGDNKQRTNNKNRDRHKQLHLRKNAVQPLAMQNEDKRGPKKIAEDWEQSTVWPSSKKPSQEVPQSQCGTNDSGNALRFTCSQCSDNLEYAPKDLMRHFEEKHRGIAPVFSCHVCSFSTDKFSYLQVHLLSHKDTFSSCSICNDDVRRTGPEFNAHLTAYHCPNGKYSCEMCQKFSTGDVGVFLEHVYVHNLDLEGADDLLVHTKDVNQLSTTQRLHCHLCGFEASQKWLITKHIKTTHMCQNGNQKKKRKVVHSLAIQPNDTIPNVKPRTRSAVREMHWLTPDCLSLPGKEFLDKYCHLSDPQTTLEETQQFLMKSVAGETGDQKWTKALKTVLSNIPQDINLLPMQENSIVSSDLTVLTLKNKITVAQNGAAYGKRLKTVASSDKEAESAAGDAQCVVSQNGCHSTLNECAPCLHAENKLHNDVSASAHTEPTECTRIQENRENQELKIVQETEEHIKNLEGPVYGDGNHVSSDLKLTKEAEEQMPKYKVMPKNKRKCRRRKRKTRFKKANERSPELSLKIVLKKNPVKDKQWVSQTSLSPSEGSGQHGLQYPHTEMEETVQILQTVCPLEVHQKEWTKGSETELYDQFEAISSIPQSKPKEDFTSGCTAKPTSSKNMTANTPDLREGLIPAHQELEGDAEKLLNFMEVDKSISALWMSPTNPKAGSVTEASLENIGLEPSQNGSHYPESNEEMSSAADGVTPQTSTQSSSISQPALPTRGKIDSCCGPSAKLSDRSIEGMKFGEVPVDSFTNILNKKHSPAGKATQEEPPSAPGCRWQPVPKDLERTLKLVALNPSQLVKRPTGDQPVVVLNHPDADIPEVARIMEVVNRYRGDVQKVILSRRTLSALSALSGELPAADDRTDGRTEAAANSVQERFSLKFKLRRLSRKKYEMVGAVSPSRDVVTKFRCWFCGRVFTSQEMWLAHRQRHLVEWNRPNCENS, encoded by the exons ATGGAGCAG AAATctggaaaacaacaaaataaaaccatggATTCGGTGGGTATCTGCACAGCTACATCTGCAGGAGATAATAAACAGCGTACcaacaataaaaacagagacCGCCACAAACAGCTCCACCTCAGGAAGAATGCCGTTCAGCCCCTAGCTATGCAAAATGAAGATAAGCGTGGACCAAAAAAGATAGCAGAGGATTGGGAGCAGAGCACAGTGTGGCCTTCATCAAAGAAGCCCTCGCAGGAAGTGCCGCAAAGCCAGTGCGGGACAAATGACAGTGGGAATGCACTCCGGTTCACCTGCTCTCAGTGCAGTGACAATTTGGAATATGCTCCCAAAGACTTAATGAGACACTTTGAGGAAAAACACAGAGGGATCGCCCCAGTTTTTTCCTGTCATGTATGTAGTTTTAGCACAGACAAGTTCTCCTATCTTCAGGTCCACCTATTAAGCCACAAAGACACTTTTTCTAGCTGCAGCATATGCAATGATGACGTGAGACGCACAGGGCCTGAATTCAATGCTCACCTGACTGCGTATCACTGCCCAAATGGCAAATACTCATGTGAAATGTGCCAGAAATTCTCAACAGGTGATGTTGGAGTATTTTTAGAGCATGTGTATGTACATAATTTGGACCTGGAAGGAGCCGATGATCTGTTGGTGCACACAAAGGATGTGAATCAGCTATCAACTACTCAGAGGTTACACTGTCATCTCTGTGGCTTTGAGGCATCTCAGAAATGGTTGATAACTAAGCACATTAAGACTACCCATATGTGCCAGAATGGCaaccagaagaaaaaaaggaaggtgGTTCATTCTCTAGCAATACAACCAAATGATACAATCCCCAATGTGAAGCCCAGAACAAGAAGTGCAGTTAGGGAAATGCACTGGCTGACGCCGGACTGCCTTTCTCTGCCCGGGAAAGAATTCTTGGATAAATACTGCCATCTGTCAGATCCACAAACAACACTAGAGGAGACTCAACAATTTCTGATGAAATCTGTCGCAGGAGAAACCGGTGACCAGAAATGGACCAAGGCCCTGAAAACTGTTCTGTCAAACATCCCCCAAGATATAAATCTTCTCCCCATGCAGGAGAACAGCATCGTGTCATCAGATCTTACTGTCCTGACGCTGAAGAACAAGATAACTGTAGCTCAGAACGGTGCTGCTTACGGCAAAAGGTTGAAAACGGTGGCATCGTCAGATAAGGAAGCTGAAAGTGCTGCTGGCGATGCTCAGTGCGTGGTCAGCCAAAATGGATGTCACTCAACTTTGAACGAGTGTGCCCCGTGTCTGCATGCTGAAAATAAACTACATAATGATGTCTCGGCATCAGCCCACACTGAGCCAACGGAGTGCACTCGCATCCAGGAAAACCGAGAGAATCAGGAACTAAAGATTGTTCAGGAAACTGAAGAGCATATTAAAAATCTGGAGGGGCCTGTTTATGGTGATGGCAATCATGTTTCCAGTGATCTGAAGTTGACAAAGGAGGCTGAGGAGCAAATGCCCAAATATAAAGTCATGCCAAAAAACAAGAGGAAATGTCGACGACGTAAAAGGAAGACCAGGtttaaaaaagcaaatgaaaGGTCACCAGAGCTGTCCTTAAAGATAGtattgaaaaaaaatcctgtgaAGGACAAGCAGTGGGTGTCACAAACTTCTTTGTCCCCGTCAGAGGGCAGTGGTCAGCATGGACTGCAATATCCTCATACGGAAATGGAGGAGACTGTACAGATTCTCCAAACCGTGTGCCCATTAGAAGTACACCAGAAGGAATGGACCAAAGGTTCCGAGACTGAACTCTATGACCAATTTGAAGCCATTAGCTCAATTCCGCAATCAAAGCCAAAAGAGGACTTCACCTCAGGATGCACTGCAAAACCAACAAGTTCTAAAAATATGACTGCAAACACGCCAGATCTACGTGAAGGTTTGATTCCGGCACATCAAGAACTGGAAGGCGATGCAGAGAAATTGCTTAACTTTATGGAAGTTGACAAGAGCATTTCAGCCCTTTGGATGAGTCCAACAAATCCAAAGGCTGGGTCAGTGACTGAAGCAAGCCTTGAGAATATAGGGCTCGAGCCATCACAGAATGGCAGTCACTACCCTGAGTCGAATGAAGAGATGAGTTCTGCTGCTGATGGAGTGACTCCTCAAACCAGCACCCAGTCTTCCTCTATTTCCCAACCGGCTCTTCCAACACGTG GTAAGATAGATTCCTGCTGTGGCCCATCTGCAAAGCTGAGTGATCGGAGCATTGAAGGGATGAAATTTGGAGAAGTGCCTGTAGACTCCTTCACAAACATCCTCAACAAAAAACATTCACCTGCTGGTAAAGCCACCCAAGAAGAGCCCCCATCAGCCCCTGGCTGTCGGTGGCAGCCCGTCCCAAAAGATCTGGAGAGGACCTTGAAGTTGGTAGCCTTAAATCCCTCTCAGCTGGTAAAGCGTCCAACAGGAGACCAGCCTGTTGTAGTGCTAAATCATCCCGATGCTGACATCCCTGAGGTGGCCAGGATCATGGAAGTTGTGAACAGGTACAGAGGAGATGTGCAGAAGGTCATACTGTCACGCAGGACTCTGAGCGCGCTCTCGGCTTTGAGCGGCGAGCTCCCTGCGGCAGACGACCGAACGGATGGCCGAACGGAAGCCGCGGCCAACTCAGTGCAGGAAAGGTTCTCGTTGAAGTTCAAACTTCGCAGGCTGAGCAGGAAAAAGTACGAAATGGTGGGCGCGGTGTCTCCCAGCAGAGACGTCGTGACGAAGTTTCGCTGCTGGTTTTGCGGCAGGGTCTTCACCAGTCAGGAAATGTGGCTGGCCCACCGGCAGCGGCACCTGGTGGAGTGGAATAGGCCAAACTGTGAAAACTCTTAA
- the LOC116309649 gene encoding uncharacterized protein LOC116309649 isoform X2 — translation MDSVGICTATSAGDNKQRTNNKNRDRHKQLHLRKNAVQPLAMQNEDKRGPKKIAEDWEQSTVWPSSKKPSQEVPQSQCGTNDSGNALRFTCSQCSDNLEYAPKDLMRHFEEKHRGIAPVFSCHVCSFSTDKFSYLQVHLLSHKDTFSSCSICNDDVRRTGPEFNAHLTAYHCPNGKYSCEMCQKFSTGDVGVFLEHVYVHNLDLEGADDLLVHTKDVNQLSTTQRLHCHLCGFEASQKWLITKHIKTTHMCQNGNQKKKRKVVHSLAIQPNDTIPNVKPRTRSAVREMHWLTPDCLSLPGKEFLDKYCHLSDPQTTLEETQQFLMKSVAGETGDQKWTKALKTVLSNIPQDINLLPMQENSIVSSDLTVLTLKNKITVAQNGAAYGKRLKTVASSDKEAESAAGDAQCVVSQNGCHSTLNECAPCLHAENKLHNDVSASAHTEPTECTRIQENRENQELKIVQETEEHIKNLEGPVYGDGNHVSSDLKLTKEAEEQMPKYKVMPKNKRKCRRRKRKTRFKKANERSPELSLKIVLKKNPVKDKQWVSQTSLSPSEGSGQHGLQYPHTEMEETVQILQTVCPLEVHQKEWTKGSETELYDQFEAISSIPQSKPKEDFTSGCTAKPTSSKNMTANTPDLREGLIPAHQELEGDAEKLLNFMEVDKSISALWMSPTNPKAGSVTEASLENIGLEPSQNGSHYPESNEEMSSAADGVTPQTSTQSSSISQPALPTRGKIDSCCGPSAKLSDRSIEGMKFGEVPVDSFTNILNKKHSPAGKATQEEPPSAPGCRWQPVPKDLERTLKLVALNPSQLVKRPTGDQPVVVLNHPDADIPEVARIMEVVNRYRGDVQKVILSRRTLSALSALSGELPAADDRTDGRTEAAANSVQERFSLKFKLRRLSRKKYEMVGAVSPSRDVVTKFRCWFCGRVFTSQEMWLAHRQRHLVEWNRPNCENS, via the exons atggATTCGGTGGGTATCTGCACAGCTACATCTGCAGGAGATAATAAACAGCGTACcaacaataaaaacagagacCGCCACAAACAGCTCCACCTCAGGAAGAATGCCGTTCAGCCCCTAGCTATGCAAAATGAAGATAAGCGTGGACCAAAAAAGATAGCAGAGGATTGGGAGCAGAGCACAGTGTGGCCTTCATCAAAGAAGCCCTCGCAGGAAGTGCCGCAAAGCCAGTGCGGGACAAATGACAGTGGGAATGCACTCCGGTTCACCTGCTCTCAGTGCAGTGACAATTTGGAATATGCTCCCAAAGACTTAATGAGACACTTTGAGGAAAAACACAGAGGGATCGCCCCAGTTTTTTCCTGTCATGTATGTAGTTTTAGCACAGACAAGTTCTCCTATCTTCAGGTCCACCTATTAAGCCACAAAGACACTTTTTCTAGCTGCAGCATATGCAATGATGACGTGAGACGCACAGGGCCTGAATTCAATGCTCACCTGACTGCGTATCACTGCCCAAATGGCAAATACTCATGTGAAATGTGCCAGAAATTCTCAACAGGTGATGTTGGAGTATTTTTAGAGCATGTGTATGTACATAATTTGGACCTGGAAGGAGCCGATGATCTGTTGGTGCACACAAAGGATGTGAATCAGCTATCAACTACTCAGAGGTTACACTGTCATCTCTGTGGCTTTGAGGCATCTCAGAAATGGTTGATAACTAAGCACATTAAGACTACCCATATGTGCCAGAATGGCaaccagaagaaaaaaaggaaggtgGTTCATTCTCTAGCAATACAACCAAATGATACAATCCCCAATGTGAAGCCCAGAACAAGAAGTGCAGTTAGGGAAATGCACTGGCTGACGCCGGACTGCCTTTCTCTGCCCGGGAAAGAATTCTTGGATAAATACTGCCATCTGTCAGATCCACAAACAACACTAGAGGAGACTCAACAATTTCTGATGAAATCTGTCGCAGGAGAAACCGGTGACCAGAAATGGACCAAGGCCCTGAAAACTGTTCTGTCAAACATCCCCCAAGATATAAATCTTCTCCCCATGCAGGAGAACAGCATCGTGTCATCAGATCTTACTGTCCTGACGCTGAAGAACAAGATAACTGTAGCTCAGAACGGTGCTGCTTACGGCAAAAGGTTGAAAACGGTGGCATCGTCAGATAAGGAAGCTGAAAGTGCTGCTGGCGATGCTCAGTGCGTGGTCAGCCAAAATGGATGTCACTCAACTTTGAACGAGTGTGCCCCGTGTCTGCATGCTGAAAATAAACTACATAATGATGTCTCGGCATCAGCCCACACTGAGCCAACGGAGTGCACTCGCATCCAGGAAAACCGAGAGAATCAGGAACTAAAGATTGTTCAGGAAACTGAAGAGCATATTAAAAATCTGGAGGGGCCTGTTTATGGTGATGGCAATCATGTTTCCAGTGATCTGAAGTTGACAAAGGAGGCTGAGGAGCAAATGCCCAAATATAAAGTCATGCCAAAAAACAAGAGGAAATGTCGACGACGTAAAAGGAAGACCAGGtttaaaaaagcaaatgaaaGGTCACCAGAGCTGTCCTTAAAGATAGtattgaaaaaaaatcctgtgaAGGACAAGCAGTGGGTGTCACAAACTTCTTTGTCCCCGTCAGAGGGCAGTGGTCAGCATGGACTGCAATATCCTCATACGGAAATGGAGGAGACTGTACAGATTCTCCAAACCGTGTGCCCATTAGAAGTACACCAGAAGGAATGGACCAAAGGTTCCGAGACTGAACTCTATGACCAATTTGAAGCCATTAGCTCAATTCCGCAATCAAAGCCAAAAGAGGACTTCACCTCAGGATGCACTGCAAAACCAACAAGTTCTAAAAATATGACTGCAAACACGCCAGATCTACGTGAAGGTTTGATTCCGGCACATCAAGAACTGGAAGGCGATGCAGAGAAATTGCTTAACTTTATGGAAGTTGACAAGAGCATTTCAGCCCTTTGGATGAGTCCAACAAATCCAAAGGCTGGGTCAGTGACTGAAGCAAGCCTTGAGAATATAGGGCTCGAGCCATCACAGAATGGCAGTCACTACCCTGAGTCGAATGAAGAGATGAGTTCTGCTGCTGATGGAGTGACTCCTCAAACCAGCACCCAGTCTTCCTCTATTTCCCAACCGGCTCTTCCAACACGTG GTAAGATAGATTCCTGCTGTGGCCCATCTGCAAAGCTGAGTGATCGGAGCATTGAAGGGATGAAATTTGGAGAAGTGCCTGTAGACTCCTTCACAAACATCCTCAACAAAAAACATTCACCTGCTGGTAAAGCCACCCAAGAAGAGCCCCCATCAGCCCCTGGCTGTCGGTGGCAGCCCGTCCCAAAAGATCTGGAGAGGACCTTGAAGTTGGTAGCCTTAAATCCCTCTCAGCTGGTAAAGCGTCCAACAGGAGACCAGCCTGTTGTAGTGCTAAATCATCCCGATGCTGACATCCCTGAGGTGGCCAGGATCATGGAAGTTGTGAACAGGTACAGAGGAGATGTGCAGAAGGTCATACTGTCACGCAGGACTCTGAGCGCGCTCTCGGCTTTGAGCGGCGAGCTCCCTGCGGCAGACGACCGAACGGATGGCCGAACGGAAGCCGCGGCCAACTCAGTGCAGGAAAGGTTCTCGTTGAAGTTCAAACTTCGCAGGCTGAGCAGGAAAAAGTACGAAATGGTGGGCGCGGTGTCTCCCAGCAGAGACGTCGTGACGAAGTTTCGCTGCTGGTTTTGCGGCAGGGTCTTCACCAGTCAGGAAATGTGGCTGGCCCACCGGCAGCGGCACCTGGTGGAGTGGAATAGGCCAAACTGTGAAAACTCTTAA